From Paenibacillus sp. PL2-23:
GCCCCTTGCCCGATTCAACCATAGACTCGTCCCCCGCTTCGTTAATTTCTCTATTACTCTATGGGAGAGAGACAAGATTTAGAACCGGGCCTTCCGCTTCAGCTCTCGACGCGAATGTGCCCCTCGAATACGCCCGACATATACATGCGGTCCCTGCCGTCAATCTTGGCTTGGTACAATGCCTTGTCTGCGGCCTCAATCATATCCGCACGCTCCAGGTTCGGGCCCGCAATAGCGGTGGAGGCGCCCAGACTGACCGTCACAAAATGGCTGACCTTGGAGCCCTCATGCGGCAGGCGAAGCTCCGCGATCCGCTCCTGAATGTGCACCGCCGCTCTTCTTGCGGCTGAAGCGTCCGCCCCTGGCAGGAGCACGACAAACTCCTCGCCTCCATATCTGGCGAACAGCTCCCCCTGCCCTCTGAACAACGGGCTCAGGCCTGCGGCAATGCCTTTCAGGCAGGCATCTCCGCCCAGATGCCCGTAGGTGTCGTTGTACAGCTTGAAGTAGTCGATATCGAACAACAGGATCGACAACGGAGAGCCGCTTTGAGCGGAGATCTCCCAGGCCCTCGCGAAGGATTCGTCGAAATGCCTCCGATTCGCGATGCCCGTCAAGCCGTCCAGCGTGGACAGCTCCCTCAGCACCCGATTCGCTTCATGCAGACGCTCCTCCTCCTCCCTGCTCTTCGAGATATCCCGAATATAGGCGAGAACAAACGGCTTGCGGTCGAAGTAGACGCAGGTCAGCGACACCTCCGCGATAAATATAGTGCCTTGCAGCGTCAGATATTGGCTTTCATAGGTCATTTCGGACATGGCTTCCTGCAAAATAGTGCCAAACCGCTCCTCGCTCTCCTCCTTATCCTGCGGATGCACCAGCTTGAACTTCGATTGGCCCACCAGCGAGGACAGGCTGTCCGCCTGGAACAGACTCACGGCCTTGCCGTTCGCGTAAGATATTGTTCCTTCCTTGTCATAGAGGCATATCGCGTTCGGAGACAGCTCGAACACTCTCCGATAACGCTCCTCGCTATCCTTCATCGCCCCCTCGGCCCGCTTCCTCTCCGTAATATCATGCGCGACGGAAAGCACCGCCTCCACGCCTTGGTACACAATCCGGTTGGACTGCACGATCGCGTCGAAGGACTGGCCGTCAAGACGCAGCAGCTTCTCCTCGATCGGAGGAAGCCGCTTGTCCCGGATCAGCGTATCCTGCACTCTGGCCTTGACCAGCTCGCGGGAATCCGGATGAATGAACTCCAGCAGGCGCCTGCCGACGAACTCCTCCTGCTTCGTCCCGCCCAGCATCCCAACGCCCGCCTCATTCACGAACAGCACTTCGCCGTTCGCGTGCACGGCCACAATGTTCGGCAGCAGCTCAATGAGACGTCGATTCCGCTCCTCGCTCTCCTTGAGCGCCAGCTCCGCCCGGTAGCGGTCTGTCATGTCGCGAAGCACGCTGATCGCTACCTTCTTGCCATTTAGTTCAATAATCTGGGTCACCGACTCTACCGGTATCATCTCGCCGGCCTTCGTCAGCAGCCGCATCTCGAACTTGGCAAAGCCCGTCTCGGTCAGCCGCTTCAACACCTGATGATATTCCGCCGCGAAGGTCACATCCTTGAAGCTGAGGTCGAACGGCGTCATCCTCACGAGCTCCTCCCGCGTATAGCCGAGCACCTGGCAGGCCCGCTCGTTAACCTCCATAATAGGCATGCTTGACGGGTCGAACTCATTCATGATGAACAGATCTACGGCATGCTCAATGAGCGCGCGGTATTTGCCAACCGACTCTGACAGCAGACGCTCTGATTCCTTGCGCACCGTCATATCCCGAATAATGCAGGAATAATAGAGGGTGCCGGCCGTCTGCCACTTATTGAGCGAGATCTCCGCAGGGAAGACGGAGCCCTCCGCTCTCATCCCCTCCAGCTCCATCGCTCCCCCATATACAGCGGTACGTCCCGCGAACCGGTAATGCTCCAGGCCCCGACGGAATGAATCGCGGTGCCGCTCCGATATAATATGGCCAAGCGGCATGCCGACCGCTTCATCACTGGAATAGCCGAACATAGCCTCCGCTCCGCGATTCCACGACATGATATGAGCGTCGCTGTCCGCCAGTATAACCGCTTCGTGCGCGGATTCGCTGACCGCCTTGTATTTACCCTCCGCCGCCTTCAGCGAAACAGAGAAGCCCAGCAGGGAAACAATCGGCGCCATCAGCCCAATATGCTTCTGGGTCAGGTGTCCGGGCCTTTCGGAGCCCAGGTTAATGACGGCAATGGTCTTGCCGTTATAGATGACCGGAATATGAACCGTAGAGCGGACGCCCAGCTTGTACAGCTCATTCTCTATCTTGCTGTCGGGACGATGCCGCTTCCAGTTGGGATACAGCAGCGGCTCTCCAGTAGCCGCGACGATATCCATGGCTTCCGTAATCGTGTGGGTATCCAAGCGATCGACCTCCAGAAGCTTGCCTCTGACCGCCCGGCAGAACATACGGTTTTTGCCGTTATTGAAGCTATAGATGCTGCCGAACCGCACTCGGAGAAAAGCCAGCATCTCCAGCAGCGCGACCTCGTATACCTCCTTCAGCTCCTGCTTCTGGAACTGTCCCGCCAGTCTGGCGATCACCTTGTTCAGCTCGGCCCGCTCGCGGAGATAATTTTGCGCCTGGATAAAAAATGCAACGATGAGTCCGCCTGCAAGCAGCAGCGGCACAAATTGCATCGCGATGCCTATGCCACTCGGCAGACCCAGCATGAAGAGCAGGCTGAAGAAGATGGCTCCGCACGACATGGCCAGCATCGCCGTCCATTGCAGCCAATAATGGAAAACATGCTTGACGATTAAGGCAGCCGCTCCCGCCATGCCAAGCATGAGCGCTGCAGCCAGCAAAGCCGTTTCGTCTACGACGCCGTTGACGAATAAGCGCCCCACGCACAAAATAAGCGCGCAGACAATTGCGGAAGGAAAGCCGCCGTAGTAGGCAGAGATGAGAATCGAGAGATATCGGTAGTCGATAATGATGTTGTTCTCCAGCTGGTAAGTGAACAGCATAAGAACGAGGCCGAATACACCCTGAACGACGCCAATGCCTATTTTATGCAGCTTTGTCCAGTGGGTGTACGGATATCGCCCGTAGTAGGGGGCGGAGAGGAGCAGGAATACAACGACTAATGTAAGATTGCTGAACAGGTGTTGCAGCATCGTGATGACACCCCTTAAATGAAAACAAAAATCGTATTAGACAACATTCTACAAATACTGCCTTTATTCCTTGTTTTTATTGCAAGGTGTTCATCATTTCCTTCATCGTTCGACCGATGCATCAAGCGTACATGGCAGCACCGGAGAAAATGAAGGACAAAAAGCCGGCGCCTCGTTGCGAGGCGCCGGCTTCCGGCATGGCATTCGATAGATGCTCCCAGCAGCGGTTAGCCGCCGGAGCTTGCTGTTACGGGCGATCGCCGTTCTCCCAGTCGATACCGGTGTCGCGAGGACGTTGCTCTTCTTTCACCAAGGTATACAGCTCGCCGGCCTCATCCTTGCGGGTCGTCTCCGCGAGACGCTCCACGCGGACCGTGACGAGCTTCTGACCGTACTGGATTTGGAGCTCGTCTCCGACCTTCACGGCGCTGCTCGCTTTGGCCTCCCGTCCGTTGATCCAGACGCGTCCTTGCTCGGACACGTCCTTCGCGACGGTGCGGCGCTTAATCAGCCTGGACACCTTGAGAAATTTGTCTAATCGCATGAATTACTTGATCGCTTCTTTCAGCTTGTTGCCCGCTTTGAACGCAGGAACCTTGGATTCAGGAATCGTAATTTCTTTGCCTGTTTGCGGGTTGCGGCCCACGCGGCCGGAACGCTTGCGAGTTTCGAATGTGCCGAAGCCGATCAATTGGACTTTGTCGCCGCTAGCAAGAGCGTCTGTTACTTCGCCGAGGAAGCCGTTCAGGACAGCTTCTACGTCACGTTTAGTCAAGCCGCTTTTGTCAGCGATGTTGTTGATCAGGTCTGTTTTGTTCATGTGAATAATCCTCCTAATGGTTAACGGTTATGGTGGGCAGCCGCTTGAAGTGTGCGACGAGCCTGTTGGCAAAATATGCTCTTCCGAAGAATACATATTCTGCCCGGCTCAACAAATTCCTGCTGCCCGGTTCGAAAATTTTTAGGAATAGTGCGGAATGGAGACGTTTTTTGACGAAAGCTTGTTAGAAAATCGAATAAATTATGAATCTCGACCAGACGGCTGGGTGCTAGCCTTGCTGCGCAGGTTTGCTGCTATAGCGACACCTCGTGTCGCTGCAGCTCCATCTAGGTGCTCTTATGGGGCAGTAACGATCTCGCGTGTCGCTATT
This genomic window contains:
- a CDS encoding PAS domain S-box protein translates to MLQHLFSNLTLVVVFLLLSAPYYGRYPYTHWTKLHKIGIGVVQGVFGLVLMLFTYQLENNIIIDYRYLSILISAYYGGFPSAIVCALILCVGRLFVNGVVDETALLAAALMLGMAGAAALIVKHVFHYWLQWTAMLAMSCGAIFFSLLFMLGLPSGIGIAMQFVPLLLAGGLIVAFFIQAQNYLRERAELNKVIARLAGQFQKQELKEVYEVALLEMLAFLRVRFGSIYSFNNGKNRMFCRAVRGKLLEVDRLDTHTITEAMDIVAATGEPLLYPNWKRHRPDSKIENELYKLGVRSTVHIPVIYNGKTIAVINLGSERPGHLTQKHIGLMAPIVSLLGFSVSLKAAEGKYKAVSESAHEAVILADSDAHIMSWNRGAEAMFGYSSDEAVGMPLGHIISERHRDSFRRGLEHYRFAGRTAVYGGAMELEGMRAEGSVFPAEISLNKWQTAGTLYYSCIIRDMTVRKESERLLSESVGKYRALIEHAVDLFIMNEFDPSSMPIMEVNERACQVLGYTREELVRMTPFDLSFKDVTFAAEYHQVLKRLTETGFAKFEMRLLTKAGEMIPVESVTQIIELNGKKVAISVLRDMTDRYRAELALKESEERNRRLIELLPNIVAVHANGEVLFVNEAGVGMLGGTKQEEFVGRRLLEFIHPDSRELVKARVQDTLIRDKRLPPIEEKLLRLDGQSFDAIVQSNRIVYQGVEAVLSVAHDITERKRAEGAMKDSEERYRRVFELSPNAICLYDKEGTISYANGKAVSLFQADSLSSLVGQSKFKLVHPQDKEESEERFGTILQEAMSEMTYESQYLTLQGTIFIAEVSLTCVYFDRKPFVLAYIRDISKSREEEERLHEANRVLRELSTLDGLTGIANRRHFDESFARAWEISAQSGSPLSILLFDIDYFKLYNDTYGHLGGDACLKGIAAGLSPLFRGQGELFARYGGEEFVVLLPGADASAARRAAVHIQERIAELRLPHEGSKVSHFVTVSLGASTAIAGPNLERADMIEAADKALYQAKIDGRDRMYMSGVFEGHIRVES
- a CDS encoding RNA-binding S4 domain-containing protein, with amino-acid sequence MRLDKFLKVSRLIKRRTVAKDVSEQGRVWINGREAKASSAVKVGDELQIQYGQKLVTVRVERLAETTRKDEAGELYTLVKEEQRPRDTGIDWENGDRP
- a CDS encoding HU family DNA-binding protein — protein: MNKTDLINNIADKSGLTKRDVEAVLNGFLGEVTDALASGDKVQLIGFGTFETRKRSGRVGRNPQTGKEITIPESKVPAFKAGNKLKEAIK